A single Proteiniborus sp. DW1 DNA region contains:
- the trpS gene encoding tryptophan--tRNA ligase — MSEKKVIFSGVKPTGEPTLGNYLGAIKNWVALQDEYECYYCIVDLHAITVPQEPKDLRRRSLEVLAQYIASGIEPEKNTLFFQSHVSAHAELAWVLDCISYMGQLGRMTQYKEKSQKGEENLNAGLFTYPVLMAADILLYQADLVPVGDDQKQHLELARDLAIRFNNRYSETFKVPDIYVSKFGSRIMGLQNPLSKMSKSGDDENDYILLIEDNDTTVRKIKRAVTDSIGLVKYSDEQPGIKNLITIYSKLSGESIEEIESKYEGQGYGKFKTDLSEVVVEGLKPVREKFADLMKNKDYLEKIYTEGAKQAEYVANKTLRKVYKKVGFIPR, encoded by the coding sequence TTAGGAGCAATAAAAAATTGGGTAGCACTTCAAGATGAATATGAATGCTATTATTGTATTGTAGATTTACATGCTATAACTGTGCCACAGGAACCAAAGGATTTAAGAAGACGCTCTTTAGAGGTATTAGCTCAATATATTGCATCTGGTATAGAACCAGAAAAGAACACTCTATTTTTTCAATCCCATGTAAGTGCACATGCTGAACTAGCATGGGTATTAGATTGTATATCATATATGGGGCAATTAGGAAGAATGACACAATACAAAGAAAAGTCACAAAAAGGAGAAGAAAACTTAAACGCAGGATTATTCACCTATCCAGTACTAATGGCTGCTGACATTCTATTATACCAAGCAGACCTAGTGCCTGTAGGAGATGATCAAAAGCAGCACCTAGAGCTTGCGAGGGACTTAGCCATAAGATTCAACAACAGATATAGCGAAACCTTTAAGGTACCAGATATATATGTGTCTAAATTCGGAAGTAGAATTATGGGATTACAAAATCCTCTAAGCAAAATGTCAAAATCAGGAGACGATGAAAATGATTATATACTTTTAATAGAGGATAATGACACTACAGTTAGGAAAATCAAGAGAGCAGTCACAGACTCAATAGGGCTAGTGAAATATTCAGATGAACAGCCAGGCATAAAGAATCTTATAACAATATACTCTAAGCTTTCAGGAGAAAGTATAGAGGAAATAGAGAGTAAGTACGAAGGACAAGGATATGGAAAGTTTAAAACTGATTTAAGTGAAGTTGTAGTAGAAGGGCTAAAACCTGTTAGAGAAAAATTTGCAGATCTAATGAAAAATAAGGATTACCTAGAAAAAATATACACAGAAGGAGCAAAACAAGCAGAGTATGTAGCTAATAAAACTTTAAGAAAAGTCTACAAAAAGGTTGGCTTTATACCAAGATAG